A single region of the Triticum dicoccoides isolate Atlit2015 ecotype Zavitan chromosome 2B, WEW_v2.0, whole genome shotgun sequence genome encodes:
- the LOC119362934 gene encoding phospho-2-dehydro-3-deoxyheptonate aldolase 2, chloroplastic-like: MALATNTAAAAAAAAALTGGAAQPRRAGFLPLKRRTISAVHAADPARSGASVPAAAAAKTSSPTVAPDVAASARPASWSVDSWRKKKALQLPEYPNKEELDAVLKTIESFPPIVFAGEARHLEDRLAEAAMGRAFVLQGGDCAESFKEFNANNIRDTFRVLLQMGAVLMFGGQVPVVKVGRMAGQFAKPRSDNFEEKDGVKLPSYRGDNVNGDAFDLKSRTPDPDRMIRAYAQSVATLNLLRAFATGGYAAMQRVIQWNLDFMDHNEQGDRYRELAHRVDEALGFMTAAGLGMDHPIMTTTDFWTSHECLLLPYEQALTREDSTSGLFYDCSAHMVWVGERTRQLDGAHVEFLRGIANPLGIKVSDKMNPAELVKLIDILNPSNKPGRITIITRMGAENMRVKLPHLIRAVRNSGQIVTWITDPMHGNTIKAPCGLKTRPFDSIMNEVRAFFDVHDQEGSHPGGIHLEMTGQNVTECIGGSRTVTFDDLGDRYHTHCDPRLNASQSLELAFIIAERLRKRRMKSGLANNLPLPPLAF, from the exons ATGGCGCTCGCCACCAACACCGCCGCCGCGGCCGCAGCGGCCGCCGCGCTGACCGGCGGCGCGGCCCAGCCCCGCCGCGCGGGGTTCCTCCCCCTCAAGCGCCGCACCATCTCCGCGGTGCACGCCGCCGACCCCGCCAGGAGCGGCGCGTCCGTCCCGGCGGCCGCCGCGGCCAAGACCTCGTCCCCGACCGTGGCGCCGGATGTCGCCGCCTCGGCGCGGCCCGCGAGCTGGTCCGTCGacagctggaggaagaagaaggcgctgCAGCTGCCCGAGTACCCCAACAAGGAGGAGCTCGACGCGGTCCTCAAGACGATCGAGTCCTTCCCGCCCATCGTGTTCGCCGGCGAGGCGCGCCACCTCGAGGACCGCCTCGCCGAGGCCGCCATGGGCCGCGCCTTCGTCCTCCAGGGCGGTGACTGCGCCGAGAGCTTCAAGGAGTTCAACGCCAACAACATCCGTGACACCTTCCGTGTGCTGCTCCAGATGGGCGCCGTCCTCATGTTCGGCGGCCAGGTCCCCGTCGTCAAG GTGGGACGGATGGCTGGTCAGTTCGCCAAGCCCAGGTCTGACAACTTCGAAGAGAAGGACGGCGTTAAGCTGCCGAGTTAcaggggcgacaacgtcaacggcgACGCCTTCGACCTCAAGAGCCGCACGCCTGACCCCGACAGGATGATCAGGGCGTACGCCCAGTCGGTGGCCACGCTGAACTTGCTCCGCGCTTTCGCGACCGGAGGCTACGCAGCTATGCAGCGGGTCATCCAGTGGAACCTGGATTTCATGGATCACAACGAGCAGGGAGACAG GTACCGGGAGTTGGCACACAGGGTGGACGAGGCTCTTGGCTTCATGACAGCAGCTGGGCTGGGGATGGACCATCCGATAATGACGACTACTGACTTCTGGACATCCCACGAGTGTCTCCTCTTGCCATATGAGCAGGCTCTTACCCGTGAGGACTCCACAAGCGGCCTTTTCTACGACTGCTCGGCCCATATGGTGTGGGTTGGTGAGCGAACTCGTCAACTCGACGGGGCTCATGTTGAATTCCTCCGTGGTATTGCCAACCCTCTTGGCATTAAG GTGAGCGACAAGATGAACCCTGCTGAATTGGTGAAGCTGATTGACATTTTGAACCCTTCAAACAAGCCGGGAAGGATCACCATAATTACAAGGATGGGGGCTGAGAACATGAGGGTGAAGTTGCCTCATCTCATCCGTGCTGTCCGCAATTCTGGACAGATTGTCACATGGATTACCGACCCCATGCACGGAAACACCATCAAGGCCCCATGTGGTCTGAAGACTCGTCCATTTGACTCTATTATG AATGAGGTGCGTGCATTCTTCGACGTGCACGACCAAGAAGGAAGCCACCCAGGAGGTATCCACCTTGAAATGACTGGTCAGAATGTGACCGAGTGCATCGGGGGATCGCGGACTGTGACCTTCGATGACCTGGGTGACCGCTACCACACCCACTGCGACCCAAGGCTGAACGCGTCGCAGTCTCTGGAGCTCGCTTTCATCATCGCCGAGAGACTCAGGAAGAGGAGGATGAAGTCAGGACTCGCCAACAACCTGCCACTGCCCCCATTGGCTTTCTAA